CTTGGCTTTCCGAGGTGGCCCGGATGGCCACTCCCCAGCGGGTACGGAAAAGAAAGAAAAGAATGAATCCGAAGGCGACAATCGATAACAACCCTGCCCAAATCCGTTCCGAGGGAAACAGAAGATTTTCGGATTCAAGACTTATATCGGGTAAGTCCAGGAAAAAAGAATAAGAATGGGCGCCAAAGATGAGCTGCACGGAAGACCGGAGAACACTGCTCAGGCCGAGGGTGATGATGGTCATGGAGAGGGCCGAGCGCCCCAAAAGGGGTTTGATGGAAAGGCGCTCGATGAGGGCTCCCATGGCCCCCGCGGCCAGGAGGCCCAGAGGAAGGGCGAGGACAAAAGGAATGCGCAAGTCAAAGAAAAAAACGTAAAAAAGAAACGAACCGACGACCAGAAACTCCCCGATGGCGAAATTAAAGGCCTCCGAGGCCCGGAAGATGATGACAATGCCCAGGCCCAGGAGCCCATAGACGCAGCCGATCAAAAGACCGGCTCCCACGGTTTGGATCAAATCGGTCATTTTTCCCCCCATTCCACTTTAGCCCCCCCACCCTCTCCCTCCCCATCGAGGGGGGAGGGCTTGCCCTGTGGAGTAAGTTCTTCGACTCCACAGGGTGAAGGAGGGGGTGGAATTACTTCAACTCGACGTCGGTATTGATCCAGGGAGAGAGTGGCTTCCAGGTTCAAAACTGGGGGTGGGCGAGAAGGAAATTGCCATTGACGAAAGGGCAAATTGGGGTAAAATGGGGATAAATTTGGAGAAGGGGAGAATGAAAGAACAAAAAGTTCCTTTGAAAATTTGGCTGGCCGAATTGCGGGCTCCGTTTTTTACAGCTTCGTTGGTTCCCGTAATTTTAGGCGCGGTAATGGCCTGGCATGAAACCCGTATTTTTAATTCTTTATATTTTATGCTCACCTTAGCCGGCGTGCTGGCGTTGCATACCGCCACCAACACGCTGAATGATTATTTCGATTACCGCAGTGGGAACGACCTTCTGAATCGTGAAGCCAACCGACCTTTTGACGGGGGAAGTCCATTTATCATCGATGGCCGGTTGAAGGCAGAGGCGGTTTACCGATTTGGCGTGGGTGCTTTGTTGCTGGGGATCGCCATCGGCCTTTTCCTGGCGTGGAAGAGGGGGTGGCCGATCATTCCCCTGGGTTTGATCGGTGTGGGTACGGCTTACTTCTATGTGGAACCCCGGGTGAAATTGGCTTCCCGGGGCGTGGGCGAACTTTTAACCGGCTTCTG
This window of the Deltaproteobacteria bacterium genome carries:
- a CDS encoding prenyltransferase, which produces MELLQLDVGIDPGREWLPGSKLGVGEKEIAIDERANWGKMGINLEKGRMKEQKVPLKIWLAELRAPFFTASLVPVILGAVMAWHETRIFNSLYFMLTLAGVLALHTATNTLNDYFDYRSGNDLLNREANRPFDGGSPFIIDGRLKAEAVYRFGVGALLLGIAIGLFLAWKRGWPIIPLGLIGVGTAYFYVEPRVKLASRGVGELLTGFCFGPLVVIGAYFVQAQTISSVAIMAGIPVGFLITNVLFINQFPDREADLAVGKNHWVVRLGKKKAAKVFVVLVSAVYFSVALGVLLRILPIFSFITFCTIPINLKGVMVALKEYENSPRLRPAQALTILSHLSTGLLLSLSFYLSEL
- a CDS encoding branched-chain amino acid ABC transporter permease translates to MTDLIQTVGAGLLIGCVYGLLGLGIVIIFRASEAFNFAIGEFLVVGSFLFYVFFFDLRIPFVLALPLGLLAAGAMGALIERLSIKPLLGRSALSMTIITLGLSSVLRSSVQLIFGAHSYSFFLDLPDISLESENLLFPSERIWAGLLSIVAFGFILFFLFRTRWGVAIRATSESQVKAMAFGIDARFILLIVWALSSMSIAMAGVMISNFGAL